The Gemmatimonadaceae bacterium genome contains a region encoding:
- a CDS encoding DUF4956 domain-containing protein, with protein sequence MAVRKPGFLDNPATKVVVKVALYYAALIILGSLALRELPHSPGLSGVVLPSIFSGASGTAAEAKSVAIPPQGATAALVSVAMLAAILLMLPVAWVYQLTRAKRGYQQSVVQLLIILPLVVAGIVVLVKDSLALAFSLAGIVAAVRFRNTLDDSKDAVYVFLATGVGLAAAVDIQVATAISIIFNLTILFLWYADFGHSPVELEGGIAARRLERAKELAQTGTFVAQIDNEVFKNMSKEQLEGVAERAWKRARADGKDDENKEVRLRIRARDVDQVRDTFEPLIDEHAKKWHASEVSIDAGGIEKIDYFVELKKKSDPEELLSLAQTAIGANLVEARLD encoded by the coding sequence ATGGCAGTTCGCAAACCGGGTTTCCTCGACAACCCGGCTACAAAGGTCGTTGTCAAAGTCGCGCTCTATTACGCGGCGCTGATCATTCTCGGATCATTGGCACTCCGCGAGCTCCCGCATTCTCCGGGACTCAGTGGCGTTGTGCTGCCGTCGATTTTTAGCGGCGCTTCCGGGACGGCGGCGGAGGCCAAGTCTGTCGCCATCCCCCCTCAGGGGGCGACGGCCGCGTTGGTATCGGTCGCCATGCTTGCGGCAATTCTGCTCATGCTTCCGGTCGCGTGGGTCTACCAGCTCACCCGCGCCAAGCGCGGTTATCAGCAGTCGGTTGTCCAGCTGCTGATAATCCTGCCGCTTGTCGTTGCGGGAATTGTCGTTCTCGTCAAAGACAGTCTTGCTCTCGCGTTCAGCCTCGCTGGCATCGTTGCGGCGGTGCGATTCCGTAATACTCTCGACGATAGCAAGGACGCCGTGTATGTGTTTCTTGCGACGGGCGTCGGGCTCGCCGCCGCGGTGGACATCCAGGTAGCGACGGCGATCTCGATAATCTTCAACCTGACGATCCTTTTCCTCTGGTACGCGGACTTCGGGCATTCGCCGGTGGAGCTGGAGGGCGGGATTGCCGCACGACGGCTCGAACGCGCGAAAGAGCTCGCGCAGACAGGGACATTCGTCGCTCAGATCGACAACGAAGTCTTCAAGAACATGTCCAAGGAGCAGCTCGAGGGTGTGGCGGAGCGAGCGTGGAAGCGCGCCCGCGCTGACGGCAAGGACGACGAGAATAAAGAGGTACGCCTGCGCATTCGAGCCCGAGACGTAGACCAGGTCCGTGATACCTTCGAGCCCCTGATCGATGAGCACGCCAAGAAATGGCATGCCAGCGAGGTGTCAATCGACGCTGGGGGAATCGAAAAGATTGATTATTTTGTAGAGCT
- a CDS encoding alkaline phosphatase family protein, with translation MRLLACLLCAAGCAQAQPASAPAAPPAPAGQPTLVVLITIDGFRADYLDRFGPQLQGGLGRLKNGGAWFTNGHQDHGITETAPGHASLLSGRFPRSTGIVANVVGVIDEAAPLLGFSGVTGASPRRFQGTALLDWMRAKDPRSRALSVSMKDRGAILPLGTAKQHVYWYPGDGDFTTSKYYMDSLPDWVEQFNARRLPQRYAGKAWTPLLPANAYPEPDSVPVEGGGTDFVFPHMIPADSAQAASVIRITPFIDEVTVAFALEGVRALRLGEGPQTDLLAVSLSGTDLVNHRLGPNSRESHDQVLRVDRQIGVLLDSLFKLRDPSRVIVALSADHGFQPIPELAPANVVPRPERVTLRTVLATVRAQLAAMKVDTAAVQLDLQLLILDREAFRKANVNADSIVTLFRNEALKIPGVARVDRLRDLLRGDTVGDPITRRWSHQIPPKYPVELVITLTPGSIWAGIVATHGSPHDDDSNVPIVFYGPGFAPGRYTDFVRTVDIAPTLARRLGVTPLEKLEGVPLTKALK, from the coding sequence ATGAGACTCCTAGCTTGCCTGCTTTGCGCTGCCGGATGTGCGCAGGCCCAGCCCGCGTCCGCTCCCGCCGCCCCTCCCGCACCAGCGGGCCAGCCGACGCTCGTCGTCCTGATCACCATCGACGGATTCCGAGCGGATTATCTTGACCGCTTCGGGCCGCAGCTTCAAGGCGGACTGGGACGTCTAAAAAACGGTGGCGCCTGGTTCACGAACGGCCATCAGGATCATGGCATCACGGAGACCGCGCCGGGACATGCCAGTCTTCTTTCAGGCCGTTTCCCGCGGTCCACTGGAATTGTCGCCAACGTCGTTGGCGTAATCGACGAGGCCGCGCCTCTACTCGGCTTTTCCGGCGTCACCGGCGCGTCACCCCGTCGCTTCCAGGGAACGGCGCTCCTCGACTGGATGCGAGCGAAAGACCCGCGCTCACGTGCGCTCTCGGTTTCCATGAAGGATCGCGGTGCGATCCTGCCCCTCGGGACGGCGAAGCAACACGTCTACTGGTATCCAGGTGACGGCGACTTCACGACCAGCAAGTATTACATGGACTCGCTTCCGGACTGGGTCGAGCAGTTCAACGCGCGGCGGCTGCCACAGAGGTACGCCGGGAAAGCCTGGACGCCTCTACTGCCTGCCAATGCCTATCCGGAACCCGACAGCGTGCCGGTAGAGGGCGGCGGAACGGACTTCGTATTCCCTCACATGATTCCGGCAGATTCGGCCCAGGCAGCAAGCGTCATAAGGATAACGCCGTTCATCGACGAGGTGACCGTCGCCTTCGCACTGGAGGGCGTGCGCGCACTTCGCCTCGGGGAAGGGCCGCAGACTGACCTCCTCGCGGTTTCGCTGTCCGGCACGGACCTCGTGAATCACCGGCTCGGACCGAACTCGAGGGAATCCCACGATCAGGTGCTGCGTGTCGACCGCCAGATCGGAGTGTTACTCGATTCTCTGTTCAAGCTGCGTGATCCATCCAGGGTGATCGTCGCTCTCTCGGCTGATCACGGATTCCAGCCGATTCCCGAGCTCGCACCGGCGAATGTCGTTCCACGCCCGGAGCGCGTGACGCTTCGGACTGTACTGGCAACCGTCCGCGCTCAGCTCGCGGCGATGAAGGTCGATACGGCGGCTGTTCAGCTCGATCTGCAGCTCCTGATCCTCGACCGCGAGGCGTTCCGCAAGGCGAATGTCAACGCCGATTCCATCGTGACGTTGTTTCGCAACGAGGCGTTGAAAATACCGGGAGTTGCCCGCGTCGACCGCCTGCGCGATTTGCTCAGAGGCGATACTGTCGGCGACCCCATCACGCGGCGATGGAGCCATCAGATTCCCCCGAAATACCCCGTCGAGCTCGTTATAACGCTCACCCCGGGAAGCATCTGGGCCGGCATTGTGGCCACGCACGGCTCGCCGCACGACGACGACAGCAACGTCCCGATTGTGTTCTACGGGCCGGGGTTTGCTCCGGGGCGATACACCGACTTCGTGCGGACGGTCGACATTGCGCCGACACTCGCGCGGAGGCTCGGGGTCACTCCACTCGAGAAGCTCGAAGGTGTGCCATTGACCAAGGCGCTCAAATAA
- a CDS encoding DUF1206 domain-containing protein produces MSASSIGSKLSHAADQVAADAHPWIEPLARAGYSAKALLYATIGFLTARVALGTGGATTDTRGAMIAVLSAPYGRILLILVAVGLMGYGLWRVVEAITDPDRRGRGLKAVLLRASFAIRGIVHAALAISGIRLAVGWYGEDQNRREIQEWTARLLALPAGEAIVWGVAAGIGGYGLYQLYRAFAEKLSKQLNLGRVSAEVGRWIIAVSRFGIGARGVVFVAIAVLVARAAALRDPSEAGGIADSLRSLAALGRGPLAAIGFGLIAYGIYELLNARYRRIDSALEKNGDRENHGSEIAEAKET; encoded by the coding sequence ATGAGCGCCTCCTCGATCGGCTCGAAGCTGAGCCACGCGGCTGACCAGGTCGCGGCCGACGCCCACCCATGGATCGAGCCGCTTGCCCGGGCCGGCTATTCCGCCAAAGCGCTCCTGTACGCGACTATCGGTTTCCTCACCGCCCGTGTGGCTTTGGGTACGGGCGGCGCCACCACGGACACTCGCGGCGCCATGATCGCGGTGCTGAGCGCGCCGTATGGCAGGATTCTGCTGATACTGGTCGCCGTCGGTTTGATGGGATACGGCTTGTGGCGAGTAGTCGAGGCGATAACTGATCCGGATCGCCGCGGTCGCGGGCTGAAAGCCGTGCTCCTCCGAGCCAGCTTCGCGATACGCGGGATTGTTCACGCTGCTCTCGCAATTTCCGGGATACGCCTCGCTGTTGGCTGGTACGGCGAGGACCAGAATCGGAGGGAGATACAGGAATGGACGGCGAGACTGCTCGCGCTGCCCGCAGGCGAAGCGATAGTCTGGGGCGTCGCTGCTGGAATCGGCGGGTACGGCCTTTATCAGCTCTACCGCGCGTTCGCCGAGAAGCTCAGCAAGCAGCTCAATCTGGGCCGGGTGTCTGCCGAAGTCGGACGATGGATAATCGCTGTCAGCCGATTTGGAATCGGCGCGCGCGGAGTTGTCTTTGTCGCGATTGCCGTCTTGGTCGCCCGCGCTGCAGCTCTTCGCGACCCGAGCGAGGCCGGAGGAATCGCCGATTCGTTGCGCTCGCTCGCCGCGCTGGGCCGCGGCCCGCTCGCCGCAATCGGTTTCGGGCTCATCGCCTACGGGATCTACGAGCTGCTCAATGCTCGCTACCGGCGGATCGATTCAGCTCTTGAAAAGAACGGCGACCGAGAAAACCACGGATCCGAGATCGCAGAAGCCAAAGAGACCTAG